The nucleotide window TCCATACGAAAAAGCATGGATGGTTACTGTTGAACTATCTGACAACAGTGAAGTAGAAAAGCTTATGACAGCTGAACAATATGAAGAGATGATCAAAGAATAAATTTTACTGACGCCTTGATGTTCAAGGCGTTTTCTAATTCCCCCAGCATAAACTCCTTTTTTTACTTCTTCTTTTTACCATCAATTCATTCTCTGAATTCGGACAAGCTAAAAGTAATCAACTATCGAAAAAGGGTGAAAATCATGACTTTGAACAAACAAAAACTCGATATAACAGACAGAGTGACAGGAAAGCTTGAAAACGGACAGATACGGCTTTACCTAGAAAACGAACACATTGGATCCATAGAACTGCCAGGAGGAATGCAGATGAAATTGGAGCATCACTTTGAGGCTGAACAGAATAAGATTTACCAGCATGTATCAGTGCCGGATCAATCAGAACCTCGGTATACTGATTGTGATGAAGGTGGCTGGTGTTAAGGAAATCCAAACAGCGGCCAACCATGCCGCTGTTTTTTCTATGCATCAACATATATATATCAGCAGCGTTCCTTTAAGCAGGCTAGTCTAATTTTTTGCAATCTCCTCTAAAAACAGTGACAATAGAAATATGAACATAACAGCACAAATTCAATACTCATGTTTATAATACTGTAAGGTAGTTATCTCTGGTGCATAGGTGGTTATGACGATGGACGAAAATCACAAGGTGATCATAGTGGAGGGCTCGTCAGACAAAAAGAAAGTTCAAGCTGTGCTAAATGAACCGGTTGAAATTATTTGTACAAATGGGACGATTGGTGTCTCGAAGCTCGACGAACTAATTGACTCCCTTTTTGATAAAGATGTTTATATTTTGGTGGACGCGGATGCGTCAGGGGAAAAGCTCCGGAAGCAATTCAAGAGAGAGTTTCCAGAAGCGCACCATTTATATATCGACAGAATGTACAGGGAAGTGGCTACGGCACCCGAAAATCATCTTGCTACAGTTTTAATCGGAGCAAATATCGATGTTCATGCAGAGTATTTAGAAAAAGGATGACGGTAGATGGAAGAATGGACTAAGGGAGAGATGGAAAACTTCCTGGAGGAAGACCGAACAGGTTACCTATACTTTTACACGCCAATGTGCGGAACTTGTCAGGTGGCAAGTAAGATGCTAACTGTAATAGAGCAGCTATTACCTGATGTACCCTCAGGGAAAACTGACTTAAATTACTTGCCTGAAATGGCGGAACGATTTGGAATTGAGAGTGTTCCATGTCTGATTGTATTAAAAAACGGAGAGGTGCAGGAGAAAATCTATGCTTTTCAGTCTGTTCCTTATCTTTTCGAAAAACTAAAAGAGTTAAAAGTGTAATTAAGCGGCTTAGCCGTTTTTTTTTGTATTTAATTCGTTTAGTCATTACAAAAATTTTTTACTTAGCTGAATTAACCTTAAAACATTTACATATCGTTCCAAAAATATTATATTTAGGTTATCGAAATAATTGAGGAGCGAAATAAAATGGCTCTATATCAAGAATGGTCTTCCCACATAAGAAGCTATAACCGAAACGTGAAACTTACATTTTTAGCAAATATCCTGACCCAGGTTGACCTTGGGATCTTCATGGTCATATATAACTTTTACATACGCGAGCTGGGTCTCAATGAATTGGTTAACGGAAAAGTGATTTCGATGACTTCGCTTGCGACAGCTCTAATCCTTATTCCCGCAGGAATATTAAGCGACAAAGCTGGCAGGAAAAAGTTGATGTTGTATGGTGCATTATCGACAGGCTTAATCTTATTTGCCCGCAGCATGGTCGAAACCCAGGCACTGTTGGTTTTGTTCGCATTTGGAACAGGACTGGCGTCAGCTTTCATTCAAGTTTCGATTATTCCGTGGCTTGCGGAAAATTCCAAGCCTGAACAGAGAGTACACCTATTCAGTATACATTTCGCTGCGATGACTGCTGCTAACGTGGTGGGCAGTCTTTTAGGGGGAATTCTTACTGACTTATTTTCAATGGTCATTCCTGAATTGAAGAGTATAAGGTACACGTTGATCATTGGTTCAGGTTTGTTTTTAGCTGCTTTGATTCCAATTTTGAGGTTGAATGAAAATCGACCAGCTCGCATATCGGCTGGCGATACAAAAGAAAAAACTAAAGGTATTCCCCACAAAGCAAGCTTCAAAATCATTCTGCTGTTTGCAGTTGCGCAATTGATGATTGGTTTTGGAGCTGGATTGGTCATTCCGTATTTAAACCTATATTTTGCAGATCGGTTCATGGCTTCCAATTCATTGATTGGCTTGGTCATTTCATTAGGACAGGGAGCCACAGCTGTTGCGATGATCATCGGTCCATTGGTCGTTCGCAGACTTGGTGAAGTTAGAGCGGTAGTTGTATTGCAGATGCTGTCCCTGCCATTTTTGCTGCTGACAGCGTACACACAGAACTTTTGGCTTGCTGCTCTAGGATTTTTATTTCGTCAGGCACTTATGAACGCAGGTAATCCTATCCAGATGTCGCTAATGATGTCGAAGGTTGATGATTCCATGAAGGGTTTAGCCAACTCTGTGAATCAAATGGTGTTTAACCTCGGATGGGCGGTTATGGGGCCGGTATCGACTGGAATCGTCTTGAAATACGGTTCGTATTGGGGATATGCGACTGTGTTTACGATTACTGCAGGTTTGTATTTAGTAGGTTCCACTTATTTCTTTTTGGTTTTCAAAACGATGGATAAGCCAAAATCCGGCATGATGAAGACAAAACCAGCTTGATTACTGTATTTCTTTGGATATATTTCTCGGGAAATGAAAGACGATGCCGAAATAACAAACGGTATTGTCTTTTTTTTACGTTAATCATATTGTAAATTTAATTATGTATTTGTCGAAGGATTCAAACAGGTTTTTCCCCGAGTACAAGGAATATGTAATATAAGGGAGCTGATCGGAATGCGAGAACAAATTGAAAGGTTTGTGGCTGAAATTCCAAAGAAGGAACATATTCTGCAGTTAGTAAATAAACTGGACCTGATCATAAAAATAGAAGCAAAGAGTGGTATATTTTACTTGTCTTTCAAGGATGGCAAGGTGGTTTGCCATGAAACTTGTATTCATAACGGATACACTGCAACA belongs to Mesobacillus subterraneus and includes:
- a CDS encoding YusG family protein, which gives rise to MTLNKQKLDITDRVTGKLENGQIRLYLENEHIGSIELPGGMQMKLEHHFEAEQNKIYQHVSVPDQSEPRYTDCDEGGWC
- a CDS encoding MFS transporter, giving the protein MALYQEWSSHIRSYNRNVKLTFLANILTQVDLGIFMVIYNFYIRELGLNELVNGKVISMTSLATALILIPAGILSDKAGRKKLMLYGALSTGLILFARSMVETQALLVLFAFGTGLASAFIQVSIIPWLAENSKPEQRVHLFSIHFAAMTAANVVGSLLGGILTDLFSMVIPELKSIRYTLIIGSGLFLAALIPILRLNENRPARISAGDTKEKTKGIPHKASFKIILLFAVAQLMIGFGAGLVIPYLNLYFADRFMASNSLIGLVISLGQGATAVAMIIGPLVVRRLGEVRAVVVLQMLSLPFLLLTAYTQNFWLAALGFLFRQALMNAGNPIQMSLMMSKVDDSMKGLANSVNQMVFNLGWAVMGPVSTGIVLKYGSYWGYATVFTITAGLYLVGSTYFFLVFKTMDKPKSGMMKTKPA
- a CDS encoding toprim domain-containing protein, which codes for MTMDENHKVIIVEGSSDKKKVQAVLNEPVEIICTNGTIGVSKLDELIDSLFDKDVYILVDADASGEKLRKQFKREFPEAHHLYIDRMYREVATAPENHLATVLIGANIDVHAEYLEKG
- a CDS encoding thioredoxin family protein; translated protein: MEEWTKGEMENFLEEDRTGYLYFYTPMCGTCQVASKMLTVIEQLLPDVPSGKTDLNYLPEMAERFGIESVPCLIVLKNGEVQEKIYAFQSVPYLFEKLKELKV